A portion of the Candidatus Hinthialibacter antarcticus genome contains these proteins:
- a CDS encoding rhodanese-like domain-containing protein yields MKNKFLRILFQAALLAAVSVAIGLAVNAMSSGPLPLLRQPVLDEDEPWPVVDGDAVFEHFNNGTAIMIDARPVEDYERGHIPGAINLPYNDFENYFAELSATLPLEELYIVYCSGGNCDDSHEVLTQMEAFGFEQLMLYKPGWEEWFKNDFPREQ; encoded by the coding sequence ATGAAAAATAAATTCTTACGCATTCTGTTTCAAGCGGCGTTGTTGGCCGCCGTTTCTGTCGCGATTGGGCTGGCGGTCAATGCGATGTCGTCCGGGCCGCTGCCGCTGCTTCGCCAGCCTGTGCTTGATGAAGATGAACCATGGCCGGTAGTCGACGGCGACGCCGTATTCGAACACTTTAACAACGGCACGGCGATTATGATTGATGCGCGTCCGGTTGAAGACTACGAACGCGGCCATATCCCCGGCGCGATTAATCTACCCTACAATGATTTCGAAAACTATTTCGCTGAGTTGAGCGCGACGTTGCCGTTAGAAGAGTTATACATTGTCTATTGCAGCGGCGGCAATTGCGACGACAGCCATGAGGTATTAACTCAAATGGAAGCCTTTGGCTTCGAGCAATTAATGCTGTACAAACCCGGCTGGGAAGAGTGGTTCAAAAATGATTTCCCGAGAGAACAATGA
- a CDS encoding MauE/DoxX family redox-associated membrane protein, protein MNDSLPTHQSNRSSLSLWIELLLRVVLGCVLLIAGGLKLFHMPLMADSIINYQIMPDAYVNIVAIVLPPMEILVGIGLIAGLFYDGALLIATSLFAVFWISVAYAMSQGYDIDCGCFGTANVTRVGLLALGRNSLLLSGAVLLWVMNSGRCRFDNLCFKRPAAPPPESSPHV, encoded by the coding sequence ATGAACGATTCATTGCCAACTCATCAATCTAACCGGAGTTCGTTGTCCCTCTGGATCGAACTATTGCTGCGCGTTGTGTTGGGCTGCGTTTTATTGATTGCGGGCGGATTGAAACTCTTTCACATGCCATTGATGGCTGACTCGATCATCAACTATCAAATCATGCCGGACGCCTACGTAAACATCGTCGCGATTGTGTTGCCGCCGATGGAAATATTGGTGGGGATTGGGTTAATCGCAGGATTGTTTTATGACGGCGCACTGCTCATCGCGACATCATTGTTCGCGGTGTTTTGGATATCGGTTGCCTATGCCATGTCGCAAGGGTACGACATCGACTGCGGCTGTTTTGGCACCGCCAACGTGACCCGTGTTGGGTTGTTGGCGCTGGGGCGCAATTCATTATTGCTGTCAGGCGCCGTGTTGTTGTGGGTAATGAATAGCGGACGCTGCCGATTTGACAACCTCTGCTTTAAGCGGCCCGCCGCGCCGCCGCCCGAATCAAGCCCGCACGTTTAA
- a CDS encoding flagellar protein FlgN, whose amino-acid sequence MNLKPLIDALREEQKVHEKILLAKREERKWIAVGAAGQLLQTAEELQDLAEHAMTLDAERRQRSAEIARALGLEENATLKEILEAMPSANRPELETVGDDLRRFAHEVRSINTANRLMLNRAVKTLNCEISDLIRVKDDKTYNASGRKSKGGVPPRAGLNVRA is encoded by the coding sequence ATGAACCTGAAACCGTTGATTGACGCCTTGCGCGAAGAGCAAAAAGTGCACGAGAAAATTCTGCTGGCGAAACGCGAAGAACGCAAATGGATTGCGGTCGGCGCCGCCGGGCAGTTGCTGCAAACCGCCGAAGAACTGCAAGACCTGGCCGAACACGCTATGACGCTTGACGCAGAACGCCGCCAACGCAGCGCTGAAATTGCTCGCGCTCTGGGGCTTGAGGAAAACGCAACCCTGAAAGAAATTCTGGAAGCGATGCCCAGCGCCAATCGGCCTGAACTCGAAACCGTAGGCGACGACCTGCGGCGCTTTGCGCACGAGGTGAGGAGCATCAATACGGCGAACCGCCTTATGCTAAACCGCGCAGTCAAAACGTTGAACTGTGAAATAAGCGACTTGATTCGAGTCAAAGACGACAAAACCTATAACGCATCGGGACGTAAATCGAAAGGCGGCGTACCGCCTCGCGCGGGGTTAAACGTGCGGGCTTGA
- a CDS encoding rod-binding protein — protein MDMDPALNLSPDLLTNQRFDAQAAQLNMKSLGGSKGKMSDEEMKDVANEFESMVLRQLLKEMRKSVPKEDGFFGDSHAMSMYMDMSDDHLAKNIAENNNFGLDDAIYSELKEKNDRLANPQDIQSKFHELKNRTEDGFMPLETSTEEFLSLNRNQGPKMIDLPPKGEEFMPLGGRTRISTSKIAQD, from the coding sequence ATGGATATGGACCCGGCATTAAATTTGTCTCCAGACCTTTTGACCAACCAGCGCTTCGACGCTCAAGCCGCGCAGCTCAATATGAAATCGCTGGGCGGTTCCAAAGGCAAAATGAGCGACGAAGAAATGAAAGACGTCGCCAACGAATTTGAGTCGATGGTCTTGCGCCAGTTGTTAAAAGAGATGCGCAAATCGGTGCCCAAAGAAGACGGCTTCTTCGGTGACTCGCACGCGATGAGTATGTATATGGACATGAGCGACGATCATCTCGCCAAGAACATCGCGGAGAACAATAACTTCGGGCTAGACGACGCCATCTATAGCGAACTCAAAGAAAAGAACGACCGCTTGGCGAACCCGCAAGATATCCAATCAAAATTTCATGAACTCAAAAACCGCACCGAAGACGGTTTTATGCCATTGGAAACCTCAACGGAAGAATTTCTATCGTTGAACCGCAACCAGGGCCCCAAGATGATCGACTTGCCGCCGAAGGGTGAAGAATTTATGCCGCTGGGCGGGCGTACGCGCATCTCGACCTCGAAGATCGCGCAAGACTAA
- a CDS encoding flagellar basal body P-ring protein FlgI, whose product MRDRVQAILNQHPPMRLIAVVFAFFIALLLMIFAHGAYAQPSVSRIKEIAKLDGIQDNQLIGYGLVAGLNGTGDGRRGFTAQSLNNLVAGMGVNVIDPETITTEVVPENVAAVIVTAVLPPFVRPGAKIDATVISIGRSQSLQGGYLLSTPLKGADGKWHGLAQGPVSIGGFIVSGGGGGGGGAVVQENHTTVGRVPNGIIIEGEYVQHEVLQDNNTLRWLLSKPDWKTASNMQRKINSIAGRRIAIAEDASAILVKVGPPGAQEIFNQNGQIILGDRAFNSLVDAIAYVEEAQIETDQPERIIINERTGTVVAGLNIRVDDTVVAHGPLRITIQNTPEVTPAGLGPGGAPIQTNQTAVTAQTGDKVAVIEGTTIGDVVTNLNALGYSPRDLIAILQLMAESGALKAEIVIQ is encoded by the coding sequence ATGCGCGACCGCGTACAAGCCATTTTAAACCAACATCCGCCGATGCGACTGATCGCCGTCGTCTTCGCGTTTTTCATCGCTTTACTGCTGATGATCTTCGCGCACGGCGCTTACGCGCAACCGTCCGTATCGCGCATCAAAGAAATCGCCAAGTTAGACGGCATCCAAGACAACCAGTTGATCGGTTACGGCTTGGTTGCTGGTCTCAACGGCACTGGCGACGGACGCCGCGGTTTCACCGCCCAATCGCTCAATAACCTGGTCGCGGGCATGGGCGTCAATGTGATTGATCCTGAAACCATCACCACAGAAGTTGTCCCCGAAAACGTGGCGGCGGTGATCGTGACTGCGGTCTTGCCGCCGTTTGTTCGCCCGGGCGCGAAGATCGACGCGACTGTCATTAGCATTGGACGCTCGCAAAGCCTGCAGGGCGGTTATTTGTTATCCACCCCGTTGAAAGGCGCGGACGGCAAGTGGCACGGTCTCGCGCAAGGCCCCGTATCCATCGGTGGCTTTATTGTATCAGGCGGCGGAGGCGGTGGAGGCGGCGCAGTGGTTCAAGAAAACCACACCACCGTAGGCCGCGTCCCGAACGGCATCATCATCGAAGGCGAATACGTACAACACGAAGTCTTACAAGACAACAACACACTGCGCTGGCTGCTCTCCAAACCCGATTGGAAGACGGCCTCCAACATGCAGCGCAAGATCAATTCTATCGCCGGGCGCCGCATCGCCATCGCCGAAGACGCCAGCGCCATTCTTGTCAAAGTGGGGCCTCCCGGCGCTCAGGAGATTTTCAACCAGAACGGACAGATCATTCTCGGCGACCGCGCCTTTAACTCGCTGGTTGACGCCATCGCCTATGTGGAAGAAGCTCAGATCGAAACCGACCAGCCTGAGCGCATCATCATCAACGAACGCACCGGTACCGTAGTCGCGGGATTGAATATTCGCGTCGACGACACCGTAGTCGCGCACGGCCCGTTGCGCATCACCATACAAAATACGCCGGAAGTGACGCCAGCGGGTCTCGGTCCCGGCGGCGCTCCGATACAAACCAACCAGACCGCCGTTACCGCCCAAACCGGCGACAAGGTGGCGGTCATCGAAGGCACCACCATCGGCGACGTGGTCACCAACTTAAACGCGTTGGGATACTCGCCGCGCGACTTGATCGCCATCTTGCAACTGATGGCTGAATCGGGCGCACTGAAAGCTGAAATCGTCATCCAATAA
- a CDS encoding flagellar basal body L-ring protein FlgH: MTRYFILFICIATVLAPTVGARSLWTEDSRLNFLVTDANASRVGDIVSIVVQEDHSANDTAESEGQRSHQMSGLLSLVFNNRFMNKVFGDAGDPPGFEFNSQNSLDGDSAVDQSNTFNSRISATIVKVDPVGNYLVEARRTIRIGEERKTIVLSGKIRSRDIINNTVFSWQVADAEISYLGSGTYNDYNKPTIVQRLFNFLF; encoded by the coding sequence ATGACTCGATATTTCATCCTTTTCATTTGCATCGCGACCGTTCTCGCGCCCACCGTTGGAGCGCGTTCGTTATGGACGGAAGATTCGCGCCTGAATTTTTTGGTGACCGACGCCAACGCCTCTCGCGTGGGCGATATCGTCAGCATTGTGGTGCAGGAAGACCATAGCGCCAACGACACCGCCGAGTCAGAAGGTCAGCGTTCGCATCAAATGAGCGGTCTGTTGAGTTTGGTGTTCAACAACCGCTTTATGAATAAGGTCTTTGGCGACGCGGGCGATCCGCCGGGCTTTGAATTTAATTCTCAAAACTCACTGGATGGCGACTCCGCCGTCGATCAATCGAATACGTTCAATTCGCGCATCTCGGCCACCATCGTTAAAGTTGACCCGGTTGGGAACTACCTGGTCGAAGCGCGTCGCACCATTCGCATTGGCGAAGAGCGAAAAACCATTGTGTTGTCGGGCAAGATTCGCTCGCGCGACATCATCAACAATACCGTATTTTCGTGGCAGGTCGCCGACGCCGAAATCAGTTATCTCGGCAGCGGAACCTATAACGACTACAACAAGCCGACCATCGTTCAACGCTTGTTCAATTTCTTGTTTTAA
- the flgA gene encoding flagellar basal body P-ring formation chaperone FlgA: protein MMNEYRRKTVRWGFWFGAFIAAAALCSTASAKERTAIHLPESFVIADEEILSVTLGALVDSIAGGEPAFIQELSDLQITVAPKPGEQKSISNVNILHEIRKAKLDYMSIDLRGAIRTNIFGAGQMVSMDDMIDAIQKQILRETGWGKDELSMRVLSSPTQILWLPPGDVTLFVNPVSKQIQGASRYEVECYIERLQVNKAIFIVASEHRRTILVPKDDLKRGHVIQESDLIERVVFIDNESLDRQIVSDKEELIGARCKMPLSRNDPIKLFSLESNLVLRHGSPVTMIVRQNGMTMHTLAKAQKRAAPGDVIPVKTNITGQVVMAKVISRDLVEFAQ, encoded by the coding sequence ATGATGAACGAGTATCGGCGAAAAACAGTACGGTGGGGCTTTTGGTTCGGCGCATTCATTGCCGCTGCGGCCCTGTGTTCGACCGCTTCGGCGAAAGAACGCACCGCCATCCATTTGCCCGAATCGTTCGTGATTGCGGACGAAGAAATCCTCTCCGTTACGTTGGGCGCTTTGGTCGATTCGATTGCAGGCGGCGAGCCAGCGTTCATTCAAGAACTCAGCGACTTGCAAATTACCGTCGCGCCGAAACCCGGCGAACAGAAGAGCATCTCGAACGTCAACATCTTACATGAAATTCGTAAAGCTAAATTAGACTATATGAGCATCGATTTGCGCGGCGCCATCCGCACTAACATTTTCGGCGCGGGGCAAATGGTCTCCATGGACGACATGATCGACGCCATCCAAAAGCAGATTTTGCGTGAAACCGGATGGGGCAAAGACGAATTGTCGATGCGCGTTCTCAGCAGCCCCACTCAAATACTATGGTTGCCGCCCGGCGACGTAACATTGTTCGTCAATCCGGTCAGCAAGCAAATCCAAGGCGCGTCTCGCTATGAAGTCGAATGCTACATCGAGCGGCTTCAAGTAAACAAAGCCATCTTCATCGTCGCGTCTGAACATCGCCGTACGATTCTCGTCCCCAAAGACGACCTCAAACGCGGACACGTGATTCAAGAAAGCGATTTGATTGAGCGTGTGGTTTTCATTGACAATGAATCCCTCGATCGTCAGATCGTCAGCGATAAAGAGGAACTGATCGGCGCGCGCTGCAAGATGCCGCTCAGCCGTAACGACCCGATTAAACTTTTTTCCTTAGAAAGCAACCTGGTGCTGCGGCACGGTTCGCCCGTCACCATGATCGTGCGCCAAAACGGCATGACCATGCACACCCTGGCCAAAGCGCAAAAACGCGCGGCGCCGGGCGATGTGATCCCCGTGAAAACCAACATCACCGGTCAGGTGGTGATGGCGAAAGTCATTAGCCGCGACCTGGTTGAATTCGCTCAGTAA
- the flgG gene encoding flagellar basal-body rod protein FlgG, translating into MLRGLFTAAAGMHASSFMVDNIANNLANANTFGFKKVRVDFQDLLYQTVKPAGTSAYATNRLPTGIQIGHGVRVAGTRRVFTEGALRVTENPLDVAIAGKRGFFQVDLPDGSTGYTRDGAFSLDENGALVTSDGFLVNPAITIPQDAVAINISEEGIVSAVTQPNNTIQQVGQIQLATFVNPAGLSAIGKNIFQESESSGAPIAGNPGQNGVGILAQGFLENSNVSVAEELVNLITAQRAYEVNSRAVRTGDQMIQTALQLKQ; encoded by the coding sequence ATGTTAAGAGGACTCTTTACCGCAGCGGCAGGCATGCACGCTTCATCATTCATGGTGGACAACATCGCCAACAACCTGGCCAATGCGAACACATTCGGGTTTAAGAAAGTCCGCGTCGACTTTCAAGACCTCCTCTATCAAACCGTCAAACCTGCGGGCACCTCGGCTTACGCCACCAACCGCTTGCCGACCGGCATCCAAATTGGTCACGGCGTCCGGGTGGCGGGCACGCGTCGCGTCTTCACCGAAGGCGCCCTGCGCGTGACGGAAAACCCGCTCGACGTCGCCATCGCTGGCAAGCGCGGCTTCTTTCAGGTTGACTTGCCTGACGGCAGCACTGGCTACACCCGCGACGGCGCATTCAGTCTTGATGAAAACGGCGCGTTGGTTACATCCGACGGCTTTCTCGTGAATCCGGCCATCACCATCCCCCAGGATGCGGTGGCGATCAACATCAGCGAAGAGGGCATTGTTTCCGCCGTCACTCAACCCAATAACACCATTCAGCAAGTCGGGCAAATTCAGCTGGCGACGTTTGTGAACCCGGCGGGCTTGAGCGCCATTGGGAAGAACATCTTTCAGGAATCCGAATCGTCCGGCGCGCCCATCGCGGGCAACCCCGGACAAAACGGCGTCGGCATTTTAGCGCAAGGGTTTTTAGAGAACTCTAACGTGAGCGTCGCCGAAGAACTGGTCAACTTAATCACCGCCCAACGCGCTTACGAAGTGAACTCACGCGCCGTGCGGACCGGCGACCAGATGATTCAAACCGCGCTTCAACTGAAACAATAA
- a CDS encoding flagellar hook-basal body protein, with the protein MLTGIYSAASGMIIQQRVQDVLSQNMAGAHMPGFKREEVVVRSFPDVMLTESYRGLSKSTDKPRYNHVIGRLGTGAGVDWTYVDHSGGQMKYTGNQNDISIFGEGFFAVQTPDGTRFTRSGDFMVDKEGFLITPQGHYAMGQGVNNNNEKGPIQVGVNEFHVNHFGEIFAQQPDQNGVMRDVLIDQMVVADFADKDKLFREQGNLYRVEEGDQDNIIIPDNYRIAQGYVEQSNASITTEMVKMIDSYRIFEASSRVLRAQDQTLRRTVNEVGRPQ; encoded by the coding sequence ATGTTAACAGGAATCTATTCAGCCGCATCCGGCATGATTATCCAACAGCGGGTACAAGACGTGCTCTCGCAAAACATGGCCGGGGCGCACATGCCCGGTTTCAAGCGCGAAGAAGTGGTTGTGCGCTCGTTTCCTGACGTGATGTTGACTGAATCCTACCGCGGTTTGTCGAAATCAACCGATAAACCCCGCTATAACCACGTCATCGGCCGTTTGGGCACAGGCGCGGGCGTCGACTGGACTTACGTTGACCATTCGGGCGGACAAATGAAATACACGGGAAATCAAAACGATATTTCTATTTTTGGCGAAGGCTTTTTTGCCGTTCAAACCCCCGACGGGACGCGTTTCACTCGCTCCGGCGATTTTATGGTCGATAAAGAGGGCTTTTTAATTACACCCCAAGGCCATTACGCCATGGGCCAGGGCGTCAATAACAATAATGAAAAAGGGCCGATTCAGGTGGGCGTGAATGAATTTCACGTCAACCACTTCGGCGAGATTTTCGCCCAACAGCCCGATCAAAACGGCGTAATGCGCGATGTGTTGATCGACCAGATGGTGGTCGCCGACTTTGCCGACAAAGATAAGTTGTTCCGCGAACAAGGTAACTTGTATCGCGTTGAAGAAGGCGATCAAGACAACATCATCATTCCAGATAACTATCGCATCGCCCAAGGCTATGTCGAACAATCAAACGCGTCGATCACCACCGAAATGGTGAAGATGATCGACTCGTATCGTATTTTTGAGGCGAGTTCGCGGGTGTTGCGCGCACAAGACCAGACGCTGCGACGCACGGTCAACGAAGTGGGCCGTCCGCAATAA
- the trxA gene encoding thioredoxin: MSNAPEVATATFESEVIQSSVPVLVDFSATWCGPCQKMAPLIDELASEYDGKAKVVKVDVDNSQDLATKYGVMSVPTIVLLKGGEIVNKWIGFTPKQTLADALDGSVS, from the coding sequence ATGTCGAATGCACCCGAAGTGGCAACCGCCACCTTTGAAAGTGAAGTGATTCAATCCAGCGTTCCGGTTTTGGTTGATTTCAGCGCCACCTGGTGTGGCCCCTGCCAAAAAATGGCCCCGTTAATTGACGAACTCGCCAGTGAATATGACGGCAAAGCGAAAGTCGTTAAGGTTGATGTTGATAACAGCCAAGACCTCGCCACCAAGTATGGCGTGATGAGCGTCCCGACCATTGTCTTGTTAAAAGGCGGCGAAATCGTCAATAAATGGATCGGTTTCACCCCCAAACAAACTCTCGCCGACGCCCTCGACGGCTCCGTCAGTTAA